GGCAACTATATGCTGCTAGCCGACAACGATGGCAAGATGCCCTCCAATGCCGGCTGGGTCGTTTCCAAGGATTACGACGGTGGGGTTTACCAGCGCTACTACATGAAGAGCGTGTTTAGCGGTGGCTACTACGGCGCTCGTAAGGGCTACTTCACCGTGGATGGCTCGCTGTACTACGGTATCAACGACGTGTACTACGTGCTGCGCAATGGCTATGTGGCACGTAACAACGAGCTCTACCATGCCGACAACGACGGCAAGATCACGCGTTCGTACGACTATTCGAGCGCTCAGCTGGAGATGTTCCTGCGCGCGCAGAGCAAGAGCAGCTCCACGGGCTACCTGCTCATGACCGATACCTCGGAATGCTGGTTCGGCGTGATGGTGGGGTACAAGGGCTTCTGGCAGTTCAAGTACTTCTGGCGCTGCGTGTGCGGTGCCAGCGATTATCGCACGCCCACGGGAACGTGGACCACGCAGACGCACGAGCGTTATCTCATCTGGGCGGGTGAGCCCGAGATGACGTCGCAGTGGGCTACGAAGTATACCGGCCCGTATGCCATCCATAGCATCTTGGCATCGAAGAGCGAGTTGGGTCAGCATTTGTCGCATGGCTGCATTCGCCTGGAGTGGAAGAACGCGCAGTGGGTGTACGACAACGTCCCGCTGGGTACTACCATCCACAATTACCGTCCATAACACCTGGGGTAACGGGGATAGTGTAGAATATCCCCGTTATCGAAGGGCTGTAACGGGGGAGTGATTACCACGGCTGTGCAAGGGAAGAACGCTTCACGGCCCTCGCTTCTCTTTGTCCTTGCGTTCGCTGCCGCGCTGGTGGTGGGCCTGGCGTTCTGCATCGCGAAATCGGGCTATTTCGTTGACGAAATCTATTCGTACGGCCTTTCCAACAGCTACTATTTTCCCTTCCTGAAGAGCGCCTACGATGACGACATTACCGGCAAGGTAATCGAGCGCGACGCTCTTCTGGAATACGTGCAGGTCGACGAGGGCCAGCAGTTCACATTCGATTCCGTTTTCTACAACCAGTCGAAGGACGTGCATCCGCCGCTGTACTACTGCGTCGTGCATCTGGTGTCGTCTTTTCTCCCTGGTGTGTTTTCGAAATGGATAGGCCTGGCCATAAACCTGGTCTTCTTTGGCCTTACGCTCTTCTTCCTCTACCGCCTTTCGCGGGAGCTGTTCGACGACGAGGCGGCTGCCGTTATGGCGATGCTCGCGTATGGCATGAGCCAGGCGTGCCTCTCTACGTTGGTGCTCATTCGTATGTACATGCTCATGTCGCTGCTCACGGTGCTGCTGGCCTATGTGGTCTTGCGTCTGCACCGCAGCGGAAAGCCTGCATGGTACGTTGCTCTTTTCGCCGTGGCGTATTGCGGTATGCTCACGCAGTACCTGTTCGCGTTCTATCTGGCGTTGCTTGCGGCGGCATACGTTGCCTACTTGGTGCTGCGTAGGCGGGAGCTACGACGGGCTGGTGTATTTGCGGTGGTGGTCGTCGTGGCGGGTCTTGCTATGTTGGCCACGTTTCCGGCCGTGTTCGAGCAGATGACGAACGTGACCGACCGTTTCGCGCCCGTGGAGGCCACGCCTTCGCTTGCGTATCTCGTGGCTGTTGCGTTCAAGTATCTCGCCTTGTCGTGCTTCGTGATGTGCGCTACGTCGCTGGTCCTTGTTGCGTGCGTGGCGTGGCGCATGCTTCGTGGGCATGTTGCAGCTCGCGAAGCCCTGCGTGTCGATCCGCTGGCGTGGATTATCGTGGTGCCGGCGTTTGCCGCGTACTTCCTGGTGCGCACCGTATGGGGCTATCACGATGAACGTTACACCTTCTCGGTGATTCCTCTTATGGCGCTTCTTGTGGGCATGCTCGTGGCGTGGGCGCGCGGTTTGGGCGCGTTCGATCGTTCGCGGGTCCTTGCTCCTTCGTGCTGCGCGTTGGTGGCGCTTGCGTCTCTCGCTATGAGCGTTGCGGTTGTGCCGCCGAATTACATGATGCCGCAAGACCCCGAGCGAACTGCCTTCGCCCAGGAACATGCTAGTGACCCGGTGTTGTATTTCGTGTCTACGTATCGCGATGCGGCCATGACGAATGACTACGAGCAGCTGGTGGAATACGGCTCCATTTGCACGGTGAATGCCGATGGTCCGTACGATGAGAGCCTGTCGCTCGTGAAGGATTATCTGGCCCGCTATCCGGAAGGTTCGCCTGTCGTGGTCTACATTCAGACGTATTCTACGTCGCCCGATCCAAGCGTCATGCTTGATTGGCTGTCTGGCTCGTTGGGGCTGGACGTTTCCTCGCTTGCGTATGAAAGCGATTTGTCGGAAACGTACGTGCTCGTATCGAACCAGGGAAAGGAGTAGTGGCTATGGGTGCTTATGCGAATGGCGCTGCTGCGCTTCCGGGCTTTGCGCCCGATGGGTCGCTGCTCACGCCGACTCCCATTGTTGAACTTGATGGCATGGCTTGCGACAACGAGCTTTACGTGAAGCGCGATGACCTGATTCCGTTCTCGTTCGGGGGCAACAAGGCGCGTATCGCCCAGTGCTTTTTCTCCGATGCGCTTGCGCGTGGCTGCAATGCCATCGTGGCGTATGGCAGTACGCGTTCGAATCTGGCGCGCGTTATGGCGAATGGTGCGGCGCGCATGGGCATGCCTTGCGCGGTGGTGTCGCCCGACGAGGCCGACGGATCGCGCCCTCGTTCGTTCAACGCTGAGCTTTGCGCGCGTTTGGGCGCCCAGGTACACCCCTGCCAGAAAGGCGAGGTGGCCCAGGCGGTGGAAGCCGCTCTGGACGAGCTGCGCGAACAGGGCTTTCGGCCGTATTACATCTACGGCAATCGTTTTGGGAAAGGCAATGAGGCCACTCCCGTGCAGGCGTATGTGCATGCGAGCAGGGAAGTCGCCGATTGGGAGCGCGCTTCGGGCGCCTCGTTCGACTACGTCTTCCTGGCTACGGGCACAGGTATGACGCAGGCGGGTCTGCTGTGCGGGAACGTCCTAACTGGTTCGTCGTGCGAGGTCGTGGGCATTTCCGTGGCGCGTTCTGCGGAAGCGGCTACGGAGCACATCGAGGGGTATTGCCGGGCGTATTTAGCGTCGCGTGGCGTTGACGTACCGGCCGACCTGCATAGCCGCATTTGCGTAAGCGATGGGTTCCTGCATGGTGGCTATGGGCGCGCCGATGCCGCTGAGCAGCAGACCATTCGCCATGCGTTTGCGCACGCGGGCATGCCGCTTGACGAAACGTATGTGGGGAAGGGCTTCGATGGCATGCTTCGATACCTACGTGAGCGTGACATATGCGGAAAGCGCATACTGTTCTTGCATACGGGTGGCACGCCACTGTTCTTCGATGCGCTCGATGGCTCGGAAGGCGTGGTGCGTGCATGACGCGTCATTTCCCCCGCCGTCCTCAGTTCGTGATCGTGTCGCCCCGGCAGAGCGGGGGCGGCGCCATCGTATTGCATGCCCTTGCGAAATACGCTTCCGAACTGGGTTATCGTGCGCGCGTGTTCTATCCGGGCGAGCGTAAGTACGAACCGGGTCGCAAGGCGTTCTTCTGGCGGCAGCAGATCGTGTTTACCATAACCGACGTTGCGCGCGTGGCGCTGGTGAAGCTCTTCGGCGAGAAGCCGTTCCTAAATAACCCCCTGTTCAAGGGGTATGTGAACGTGTCGGTGCGCGGTGTTGCGCGCAAGTGGTTGCCACGTGTGACCGACGATGACGTGGTGGTATATTCCGACAACATCGTGGGGAATCCGCTGCACGCTACGCATGTGGTGCGCTGGCTGCTTTACCACTATACGTACAAGGACCGCCCTGGCGTGGCCTATAGCGAAAGCGACGTGTTCTACTGCTACATGCAGCCGTTCAACGATGTGGACCTGAACCCCCAGGGTCGTCAGCTCACCACGCCGTATTACGACTTGGGACTGTACAAGCAGACGAACTTCGGTGAGCGCACGGGCACGTGCTACGTCGTTCGAAAGGGCGCCGATCGCCCCGACTTGCCTGAGTCGTTCGATGGCATCGTGGTGGATGACCTTTCCGAGGCGGAAAAGGTTCGCGTGTTCAACGAGTGCAAGTACTGCGTGAGCTACGACATGCAGACGGCATACTCCACGTTGGCGAGCATTTGCGGCTGCATTTCGGTGGTGGTGCCCGAGCCGGGCAAGACGTACGACGACTATTACGCCGAAGACTACAAGATGTACGGCGTGGCATTTGGGTTCGACCCCGAGCAGCTGGCGTATTCCGAGCGCACGCGTTCCGATGCGCTCGCGTATTACACCGCGCGCAACGAGGAGAGTCGCGCGCAGGCCCAGGCGTTCGTGGAAGATTGCAAGGAGCTGTTCTTCTCGTAGGCGTCGGGATTTCGTAGTCTATAATGTGCGGACCGATTTCTCCTTGGGGCGAAACGGTGTGTTCGACGGATGGAAGGGTGCTGTATGAGCGACGGTATGCAGGGTGTTCAAACGGGGCTTACCCCCGAGCGACCCAACGTGCTCATTACGTCGGTGGGCCGCAGGACCTACCTGGTGCGCTGGTTCCAGGAGGCGCTTGCCGGCGAAGGCGAAGTGCATGTGGTGAACAGCTCGTCGCTCACGCCCGCATTTGCCCTGGCGGACGCTGCGGAAGTATGTCCGCTCATCTATTCCGACGAATACATTCCCTTCCTGCTGCAGTATTGCCGCGACCATCGCATCGGCGCGCTGCTCTCGCTGTTCGACATCGACGTGCCCGTTCTGTCGGCCCATGCAAGCGAGTTCCGCGCGTTGGGGGTAGAGCCCATCGTGGCGCCGTTGCAGGTGGCTCGGGCGTGCAATGACAAGTACCTGGGGCAGAAGCTCGTGGCGGGCGCTGGCATTCCTGCGCTTGCCACCTACCTTTCCCTAGATGACGCCAGGCGCGCGCTTGCGGCGGGGGAGGTATCGTTTCCCCTGTTCGTGAAGCCACGTTGGGGCATGGGCTCCATTGGCATCTATGCGGCCCATTGCGAGGAAGAGCTCGAGGCCATGTATCGCCTGGTGCGCGCCCAGGTCGCCAGCTCGTATGTGAAGTACGAGTCGTGCGAGGACCCCGACCACGCCGTGCTCATTCAGCAGGCGGCGGCGGGCGAGGAATACGGCATGGACGTAATGTGCGATCTGCGGGGTGCGTTCGCTGGCGTTTCGGTGCGCAAGAAGATTGCCATGCGCTCGGGTGAAACCGACATTGCCCAGGTCATCGAGCCTCCGTGCGAGTTCGTAGAGCTTGCGCGTACGCTTGCCCAGGCGGCGCCCCATCCGGGGAACATGGATGTCGACGTGTTTGCGGTGCAAAACGACGACGGGTCGTATGCTTCGTTGCGCGTACTGGAAATGAACGCGCGCTTCGGTGGCGGCTATCCGTTTTCCCATCAGGCGGGCGTGAACCTGCCAAAGGCTTTGGTTGCTTGGCTGCGCGGCGAAGAGCCTGCGCCGGGGTTGCTGATTGCCGATAATCCGGGTTTGTACATGAAGGACATATCGGTCGTTCAGCTTGGGTAGGGGCAAGGCGTTTCCGCGGTTGTTTTATTACGGGAGCGTGTCGTTTTGGCACTCAATTTAGTTGAGTGCTAGCATGGTACAAAAATTTTAAGGCCCACTGTAGAAAAGAGGAGCCACATGTCATTCGACAAGTTTACCGACAAGGCGAGAAAGGTGCTGGTTATCGCGCAAGACGAAGCCAGGGGCCTGCATCAGCCTTATGTCGGGACCGAGCACATACTGCTCGCTCTCATCAAGGAGCAAGATGGTCTGGCCGCTCAGGCGCTCGACCGCTTGAACGTTCATTACGACGAGGCCGTGCATGCCGTGAAGCAGGTCGTGGCCATCGACCCCGATTCCGACGTTTCGGGTCATCTGGGCTTCACGCCGCGCGTGAAGCGCGTGCTGGAGAACAGCCTGCGCGAGGCCATGCAGATGGGCCAGAGCTACATCTCTACCGAGCATCTGCTGCTGGGCATCGTGCGCGAGGGCGAAGGCGCCGCAATCGACGCGCTTGGCCGCCTGGGCGTTTCGGGCGACGCTGTGCGTAGCGCCCTGAACGACCTGGTGGGCCAGTCGTCGGTGTTCGCTGGTCGCGCTGGGGTCGACCCTGGTGCGCAGCCGAAGGAAAGTGCCCTGGCCGAATACGGCACCGACCTCACCAAGAAGGCCGCCGAAGGCAAGCTCGACCCGGTCATTGGCCGTGCTGGCGAAATCGAGCGCATCATGCAGGTGCTCTGCCGTCGCCAGAAGAACAATCCGCTGATCATCGGCGATCCGGGCGTTGGCAAGACGGCCGTGGTGGAGGGCCTGGCCCAGCTCATCGTGAGCAACCAGGTTCCCGATATGCTGCGTCATCAGCGCCTGTTCACGCTCGATATTTCCAGCCTGGTTGCGGGCAGCAAGTACCGTGGCGAGTTCGAAGAGCGCCTGAAGAAGTGCATCAAGGAAGTCATCGCGGAAGGCGATATCATCCTGTTCATCGACGAGCTGCATACGCTCATCGGCGCGGGTGCAGCCGAGGGCTCCATCGACGCCGCCAGCATTCTGAAGCCGCCGCTGTCCCGTGGCGAGATTCAGGTCATTGGCGCCACCACCATCGACGAGTACCGCAAGCACGTGGAAAAGGATTCCGCGCTCGAGCGTCGTTTCCAGCCCATCACCGTGGGCGAGCCCAACGAAGAGCAGTCCATTCGCATCATGCAAGGTCTGCGCGATCGCTACGAAGAGCATCACGGCGTGAAGTTCACCGACGATGCCCTGCAGGCGGCCGTTCAGCTTTCCAGCCGTTACATTCAAGATCGCTTCCTGCCCGACAAGGCCATCGACGTCATGGACGAAGCGGGCGCGCGCATGCGCATCCGCAACATGACGCTGCCGCCCGAACTGGCGGAACTCGACGACAAGCTGCGCAAGGTGCGCCAGAAGAAGGAAGGCGCCATCGCCGATCAGGACTTCGAGCAGGCCGCCGCCCTGCGCGACCAGGAAGAGCAGTTGAAGCGCGACCGCGAAGTTGCCCAGCAGAAGTGGGAAGAGGAATCGCACAAGACGCTTCAGCAGGTTTCCGCCGAAGACATCGCCGACGTGGTGAGCATGACCACGGGCGTGCCCGTAAGCGACCTCACGGAAGCCGAGGCCGATAAGCTGCTGCGCATGGAAAGCGTGCTGCACGAGCGCATTGTGGGTCAGGACGAGGCGGTCACCGCCGTTTCGAAGGCCATTCGCCGCGCTCGCAGCGGCCTGGCCGACCCGAAGCGTCCCACCGGTTCGTTCATCTTCCTGGGCCCCAGCGGCGTAGGCAAGACGGAGCTTTCCAAGGCGCTCGCGGAGTTCCTGTTCAACAGCGAAGATGCGCTCATCAGCTTCGACATGAGCGAGTACATGGAAAAGCACACGGTATCGCGTCTCATCGGTTCGCCCCCGGGTTACGTGGGCTACGATGAGGGCGGCCAGCTTACGAAGGCCGTGCGCCAGCGTCCGTATTCCGTGGTGCTGTTCGACGAGATCGAGAAGGCCCATCCCGACGTCTTCAACATCCTGCTCGAGATCCTGGAAGAGGGTAGGCTCACCGACGGCCAGGGCCGTTCGGTCGACTTCCGCAACACCGTCATCATCATGACGAGCAACGTGGGTGCGCGTGACATCGCCCAAACGGCGCCGCTGGGCTTTGGCGGTTCCGAGCAGGCGGGTCTTTCCGATACGGAAATCAAGAGCCGCGTGACGA
This genomic stretch from Denitrobacterium detoxificans harbors:
- a CDS encoding ATP-grasp domain-containing protein; protein product: MSDGMQGVQTGLTPERPNVLITSVGRRTYLVRWFQEALAGEGEVHVVNSSSLTPAFALADAAEVCPLIYSDEYIPFLLQYCRDHRIGALLSLFDIDVPVLSAHASEFRALGVEPIVAPLQVARACNDKYLGQKLVAGAGIPALATYLSLDDARRALAAGEVSFPLFVKPRWGMGSIGIYAAHCEEELEAMYRLVRAQVASSYVKYESCEDPDHAVLIQQAAAGEEYGMDVMCDLRGAFAGVSVRKKIAMRSGETDIAQVIEPPCEFVELARTLAQAAPHPGNMDVDVFAVQNDDGSYASLRVLEMNARFGGGYPFSHQAGVNLPKALVAWLRGEEPAPGLLIADNPGLYMKDISVVQLG
- a CDS encoding glycosyltransferase family 39 protein, yielding MITTAVQGKNASRPSLLFVLAFAAALVVGLAFCIAKSGYFVDEIYSYGLSNSYYFPFLKSAYDDDITGKVIERDALLEYVQVDEGQQFTFDSVFYNQSKDVHPPLYYCVVHLVSSFLPGVFSKWIGLAINLVFFGLTLFFLYRLSRELFDDEAAAVMAMLAYGMSQACLSTLVLIRMYMLMSLLTVLLAYVVLRLHRSGKPAWYVALFAVAYCGMLTQYLFAFYLALLAAAYVAYLVLRRRELRRAGVFAVVVVVAGLAMLATFPAVFEQMTNVTDRFAPVEATPSLAYLVAVAFKYLALSCFVMCATSLVLVACVAWRMLRGHVAAREALRVDPLAWIIVVPAFAAYFLVRTVWGYHDERYTFSVIPLMALLVGMLVAWARGLGAFDRSRVLAPSCCALVALASLAMSVAVVPPNYMMPQDPERTAFAQEHASDPVLYFVSTYRDAAMTNDYEQLVEYGSICTVNADGPYDESLSLVKDYLARYPEGSPVVVYIQTYSTSPDPSVMLDWLSGSLGLDVSSLAYESDLSETYVLVSNQGKE
- a CDS encoding 1-aminocyclopropane-1-carboxylate deaminase/D-cysteine desulfhydrase, producing MGAYANGAAALPGFAPDGSLLTPTPIVELDGMACDNELYVKRDDLIPFSFGGNKARIAQCFFSDALARGCNAIVAYGSTRSNLARVMANGAARMGMPCAVVSPDEADGSRPRSFNAELCARLGAQVHPCQKGEVAQAVEAALDELREQGFRPYYIYGNRFGKGNEATPVQAYVHASREVADWERASGASFDYVFLATGTGMTQAGLLCGNVLTGSSCEVVGISVARSAEAATEHIEGYCRAYLASRGVDVPADLHSRICVSDGFLHGGYGRADAAEQQTIRHAFAHAGMPLDETYVGKGFDGMLRYLRERDICGKRILFLHTGGTPLFFDALDGSEGVVRA
- a CDS encoding ATP-dependent Clp protease ATP-binding subunit, encoding MSFDKFTDKARKVLVIAQDEARGLHQPYVGTEHILLALIKEQDGLAAQALDRLNVHYDEAVHAVKQVVAIDPDSDVSGHLGFTPRVKRVLENSLREAMQMGQSYISTEHLLLGIVREGEGAAIDALGRLGVSGDAVRSALNDLVGQSSVFAGRAGVDPGAQPKESALAEYGTDLTKKAAEGKLDPVIGRAGEIERIMQVLCRRQKNNPLIIGDPGVGKTAVVEGLAQLIVSNQVPDMLRHQRLFTLDISSLVAGSKYRGEFEERLKKCIKEVIAEGDIILFIDELHTLIGAGAAEGSIDAASILKPPLSRGEIQVIGATTIDEYRKHVEKDSALERRFQPITVGEPNEEQSIRIMQGLRDRYEEHHGVKFTDDALQAAVQLSSRYIQDRFLPDKAIDVMDEAGARMRIRNMTLPPELAELDDKLRKVRQKKEGAIADQDFEQAAALRDQEEQLKRDREVAQQKWEEESHKTLQQVSAEDIADVVSMTTGVPVSDLTEAEADKLLRMESVLHERIVGQDEAVTAVSKAIRRARSGLADPKRPTGSFIFLGPSGVGKTELSKALAEFLFNSEDALISFDMSEYMEKHTVSRLIGSPPGYVGYDEGGQLTKAVRQRPYSVVLFDEIEKAHPDVFNILLEILEEGRLTDGQGRSVDFRNTVIIMTSNVGARDIAQTAPLGFGGSEQAGLSDTEIKSRVTSELKKLFRPEFLNRIDETIVFKSLTKEEIGQIVKLMVADLRERLIAQNMTINITDDACRYIAEQGTDTTYGARPLRRAIQRLLEDPISDQVLEGKWRSGSVIDVSLKDGELVFEPGTGDIPAPRKRDSIAHDAELLMRGYDLSDTGRALRSGGSGSGGVPAADGAAN